A window of the Juglans microcarpa x Juglans regia isolate MS1-56 chromosome 5D, Jm3101_v1.0, whole genome shotgun sequence genome harbors these coding sequences:
- the LOC121266089 gene encoding LOW QUALITY PROTEIN: protein REVEILLE 8 (The sequence of the model RefSeq protein was modified relative to this genomic sequence to represent the inferred CDS: inserted 1 base in 1 codon): MSGLKWLNYPPHKHPGLPATALSPSLSRILSTRFNLNSQSVNPQSMATSTTGDGSGKKIRKPYTITKSRESWTEEEHDKFLEALQLFDRDWKKIEDFVGSKTVIQIRSHAQKYFLKVQKNGTIAHVPPPRPKRKASHPYPQKASKNVLVPLQASMAYPSLLNNLAPGYSPWDDTSMLINASSSKIVTSHDDLTSLHGTEADIASKGXARISNSGFSGIGSSCITLPCSEIPKQGKQASMLHGIPDFAEVYSFIGSVFDPETDGHVQKLKEMDPINFETVVLLMRNLTVNLTSPDFEPYRKVLSSYDINSRTGVTAGFVAKKQTSDLSC, from the exons ATGAGCGGCCTCAAATGGTTGAATTACCCACCGCACAAACACCCAGGCCTGCCCGCcacagctctctctccctccctctctcgaATTTTATCTACGCGTTTCAACCTGAATTCACAGTCTGTAAACCCTCAATCCATGGCCACATCGACGACCGGCGATGGCTCCGGCAAGAAGATTAGGAAGCCGTACACCATCACCAAGTCCAGAGAGAGCTGGACCGAGGAAGAGCACGACAAGTTCCTTGAAGCACTTCAGCT GTTTGACCGTGACTGgaagaaaattgaagattttgtgGGTTCAAAGACAGTAATTCAG ATTCGAAGTCATGCCCAAAAGTACTTCTTGAAGGTCCAAAAGAATGGGACAATCGCACATGTGCCTCCTCCTCGCCCTAAGCGAAAGGCGTCTCATCCTTACCCACAAAAAGCATCCAAAAATG TTTTGGTGCCACTACAAGCATCCATGGCTTATCCTTCTTTGCTAAATAATCTTGCACCAGGATATTCTCCGTGGGATGACACTTCCATGCTGATAAATGCTTCATCAAGCAAAATTGTGACATCACATGATGACTTAACTAGTCTTCATGGAACTGAAG CTGATATCGCATCAAAGG TGGCAAGGATTAGTAACAGTGGTTTTAGTGGCATTGGAAGCTCATGTATAACACTTCCATGTTCTGAAATACCAAAGCAAGGGAAACAAGCTTCTATGCTTCATG GTATACCAGATTTTGCTGAAGTTTATAGCTTCATTGGGAGTGTTTTTGATCCAGAAACCGATGGCCATGTGCAGAAGCTCAAGGAAATGGATCCCATAAATTTTGAAACT GTCGTGTTGTTGATGAGAAACCTCACTGTTAACTTGACTAGCCCTGATTTTGAGCCATAT AGGAAGGTCCTGTCATCATATGACATCAATAGCAGAACAGGAGTTACTGCTGGATTTGTTGCCAAGAAGCAGACCAGCGATTTATCCTGTTGA